ACCGTGCACGACGTGGGCGAGGGCTCCGAGGGACTCTTCCTGGTGATGGAGCTGGTGGACGGCTGGGACCTGGGCGCGCTCCTGCGGGCGGTGAACCGGCAGGGGCTGCGCTTTCCGCCACACCTGGCCGTGTTCATCGCGAGCCAGGCCCAGGCGGGCCTGCTCCATGCGTACCGGCGCCAGCATGACGGGCAGCCGGTGATGACCGCGCACCGGGACGTGTCCCCGTCCAACCTGCTGGTGTCGCGCGAAGGGGAGGTGAAGGTCACCGACTTCGGCATCGCGCGGATGGAAGGCATCTCGCGCACCGAACCGGGGGCCTTCAAGGGCAAGGTGCCCTACGCAGCGCCGGAGGTGTTGAAGGGCGCGCCCGCCACGGCGCGCAGCGACCAGTTCTCGCTGGGCATCATCCTGTCGGAGCTGCTCGCCGGACAGCACCCGTTCGGCCCCTCCGCGGAGCCGGTGGCGGTGGCGTACTCCATCCTCAACCGGGCGCCCGCGTCGCTGCCGGACGTGCCGGCGTCGCTGGCCACGCTGGTGCTGCGCATGCTGTCGCGCGACCCGGAGAGCCGCTTCCCGGAGCCGGAGGACGTGTCCGAGGCGCTCGCGCGGTGGCTCGCGCAGGCGGGCGAGCCCGCGTCGTCGCACGCCCTGGCCTCGTTCCTGCGCGGCGTGCGGCTGCCTCCTTCCGTGGGAGAGGTGGCCCGGGCCGCGGCCCTGGAGGGTGGCGACATGAAGGGCGCGGCCGTGTCGTTCGTGACGTCCGCCGGGCCTCGCGAGGGTGCGCAGGCGCCCTCCGCGTCGTTCGTGGACTCCGCCGCCGGGCTTCGGGGCGGCGGGGCCCCGAGGGCCGGCACGGGGACGTCGCCCTTCGGTTCAGGCATGCCGCTGTGGAAGGCGGGTACGGCGGCCGTGCCCGTGGGTCGTGACGAAGAAGAGCCGTGGAACCCGAGCCCCGGCGGCCTGGCGCTGTCCGCCTCGGGCGAGGTGATCCACGCCTGCGCGCTGTGCGGCGCCGCCCTGGCTTCGCCAACCGCCCCCTGTGAAGCGTGCACGCAGGGGCCGGCGTCCGCGCCCTGGAGCTCCGCCGCCGACACCGCCACCGCCATGGGAGTTCCTGGCGCGCACGGACGTCCGACACCGGGTGCCGTGCGCCAGGGGGCTCCCGGAGCCGTGGCGTCGGGGGGACGCGCCTTGCCCGGTGGGCCCCGGGGCTCCGCTTCGGGCGGGGGCGCCCTCGCGTCAGGCGCGGCGCACACGAACAGCGAGGAGCGGGTCCAGCAGTCGCTCGCGGACTTCGACGATGCCGGGCACAGCAGCCGCCCCAGCATCCAGCAGGCCGGCGCGGGCGACCTGGAGCTGGAGGAGCGCGCCCCCCGTCCGGAGGGCACGTCATGGGAGCTGGAGCCGCCCGTCCCAGCCTCTCCGCGCAGGCGTGGACGTTGGGGACGGACGGTGGCGCTGTTCGGGGTCACCGC
The Corallococcus soli DNA segment above includes these coding regions:
- a CDS encoding protein kinase domain-containing protein, whose protein sequence is MTSRYRLLQPLATGGMAELFLGVAKGAEGFERTVAIKRVLPHLAREPGIASMFVAEARLAMLLQHQNIVTVHDVGEGSEGLFLVMELVDGWDLGALLRAVNRQGLRFPPHLAVFIASQAQAGLLHAYRRQHDGQPVMTAHRDVSPSNLLVSREGEVKVTDFGIARMEGISRTEPGAFKGKVPYAAPEVLKGAPATARSDQFSLGIILSELLAGQHPFGPSAEPVAVAYSILNRAPASLPDVPASLATLVLRMLSRDPESRFPEPEDVSEALARWLAQAGEPASSHALASFLRGVRLPPSVGEVARAAALEGGDMKGAAVSFVTSAGPREGAQAPSASFVDSAAGLRGGGAPRAGTGTSPFGSGMPLWKAGTAAVPVGRDEEEPWNPSPGGLALSASGEVIHACALCGAALASPTAPCEACTQGPASAPWSSAADTATAMGVPGAHGRPTPGAVRQGAPGAVASGGRALPGGPRGSASGGGALASGAAHTNSEERVQQSLADFDDAGHSSRPSIQQAGAGDLELEERAPRPEGTSWELEPPVPASPRRRGRWGRTVALFGVTAVLAGSVMFLWPRYEAQIMEKLKSLQPPPPLSIRSEPPGAQVTVDGVEVGVTPLVMDNVYPPRSVPVQIKLRGHRMWTGSFMGGKKADLDAQLRR